The following are encoded in a window of Thalassotalea insulae genomic DNA:
- a CDS encoding winged helix-turn-helix transcriptional regulator, with translation MFDYDEACPISVATSILCEKWTLQIVRELFFGSTRYSEIQKYIPNLSPSLLRTRLRLLEAKGIIFRKPCTTGGHFEYHLTPAGKALAPVLNELGRWGMRYANEGMTDKQNATPSLLRDITGAINTDELPSGDTVIQIQLTDIEPDTKHYIYVRGDTATECSQNLGFDVDVYITATSKTLTKIWYGELGIHQALNKDLIKVVGHSVYTKSLSKWLGISSFTTNNPQPFKAC, from the coding sequence ATGTTTGATTATGACGAAGCGTGCCCTATTTCAGTAGCAACCTCTATTCTTTGTGAAAAGTGGACGTTGCAAATTGTGCGCGAACTCTTCTTTGGGTCAACAAGGTATTCTGAAATTCAAAAGTATATTCCTAATTTATCCCCTTCGTTACTACGCACGCGACTGCGCTTACTGGAAGCAAAAGGCATCATATTTAGAAAACCCTGTACTACTGGCGGCCATTTTGAATATCATTTAACCCCCGCAGGCAAAGCATTAGCACCGGTACTTAATGAGCTAGGCCGTTGGGGAATGCGTTACGCCAATGAAGGGATGACAGACAAACAAAATGCAACACCAAGTCTGCTAAGAGATATCACCGGAGCAATAAACACAGACGAACTGCCATCGGGTGATACCGTCATTCAAATACAATTAACCGATATTGAACCTGACACTAAACATTATATTTATGTCCGTGGCGATACCGCGACTGAATGCTCACAAAACTTAGGCTTTGATGTTGACGTTTATATTACCGCCACCAGCAAAACATTAACTAAAATTTGGTACGGCGAGCTTGGCATTCACCAGGCGCTAAACAAAGATTTGATAAAAGTTGTCGGCCATTCTGTCTATACTAAGTCTCTCAGTAAATGGTTAGGCATAAGTTCATTTACAACAAATAATCCACAACCGTTTAAGGCCTGCTAA
- a CDS encoding nucleoside deaminase, producing MDEFMRAAIDEARKGAKEGGIPIGSVLVHNGKIIGRGHNKRVQTGSPTLHGEMDALENAGRQPASVYQQSVIYTTLSPCSMCSGAILLYGIPKVVIGENQSFLGEEALLKSRGVEIEMIDSDECKQLMSDFMAASPELWNEDIGE from the coding sequence ATGGATGAATTTATGCGGGCAGCGATTGATGAAGCGAGAAAGGGAGCAAAAGAAGGAGGGATCCCGATTGGTTCTGTACTGGTTCACAACGGAAAAATTATTGGCCGAGGTCATAATAAAAGGGTGCAGACTGGAAGCCCCACATTACATGGTGAAATGGACGCGTTGGAAAATGCCGGTCGTCAGCCTGCGAGTGTTTATCAACAAAGCGTGATTTATACCACTTTATCTCCTTGCTCCATGTGCAGTGGAGCGATATTACTCTATGGTATTCCTAAAGTTGTAATTGGCGAGAATCAAAGCTTTCTCGGAGAAGAAGCACTGCTTAAATCACGAGGGGTTGAGATTGAAATGATTGATTCGGATGAATGTAAGCAACTGATGAGTGATTTTATGGCTGCAAGCCCTGAACTATGGAACGAAGATATCGGCGAATGA
- a CDS encoding amidohydrolase has protein sequence MTKHIKQALAIISLLLMISVFGCGSSANRATEPATTQTPDNTNQTDIATLVFNNGKIYTVNPQQEWAESIAIKGNEIIFVGSNSDVTPYINSSTSVIDLAGKMMMPGFHDVHMHPIESASENTHFSIDFDETNPENYIDIISKAAFENPDADWLIGYGHSIFTLLESARSPLAILDEAVPDRPVIIMEQTSHSMWVNSVALAMAGIDKNTPHPTGGRILKDEATGALNGILIDNAGNIVMDIAMAPTSESLQNDYDGLVNYTLPELAKHGITSISDARSFWQRDDHKTWLKAQAQDALTARVSVGLWAYPQADDEQQIEDLKALYTNDADSLLKFNQIKLYSDGIIINATSAMLAAYDIDLLGIPENKGLNYFSQQRIEKYLTALEPVGFDFHMHAIGDRGIREALNAVENAGSSQGRHRLTHVEIVDSADISRFAKLNVTADAQVAGNFTNPENWHENDELIGAIRADNAVPIKSLDAAGARVTLSSDWNVSSLNPFIGLQNAVTRAPQELTLTKAIQAYTINSAYVMRQEQKVGTIEAGKLADLIVLDRNLFAIDEHTINQTQVLMTVFDGEIIYQQ, from the coding sequence ATGACAAAACATATCAAACAAGCACTAGCAATCATATCATTGTTGCTGATGATATCTGTGTTCGGCTGTGGCAGTTCCGCCAATCGCGCCACAGAACCGGCAACAACGCAAACGCCTGACAACACCAATCAAACGGATATAGCTACCCTAGTGTTTAACAATGGAAAAATTTATACGGTTAATCCCCAGCAAGAATGGGCAGAATCAATTGCAATTAAAGGTAATGAAATCATCTTTGTTGGCAGTAATAGCGACGTAACGCCATATATTAATAGCTCAACTTCTGTTATCGATTTAGCAGGAAAAATGATGATGCCGGGATTTCATGATGTTCACATGCACCCAATTGAATCCGCCTCAGAGAACACCCATTTTTCTATCGACTTTGACGAAACCAACCCCGAAAACTATATTGACATCATCAGTAAGGCAGCCTTTGAAAACCCAGATGCAGATTGGTTAATTGGCTATGGCCATTCTATTTTTACATTGCTAGAATCTGCCCGTTCGCCCTTAGCAATCCTCGATGAAGCAGTGCCGGATCGTCCAGTGATCATTATGGAACAAACTTCTCATTCCATGTGGGTAAATTCCGTTGCATTAGCAATGGCAGGCATAGATAAAAATACTCCACATCCCACTGGCGGCAGAATTTTAAAAGATGAAGCAACCGGAGCGCTAAATGGTATCTTAATAGATAATGCCGGTAATATAGTGATGGATATAGCTATGGCACCAACCAGCGAAAGCTTACAAAACGATTATGATGGACTGGTTAATTATACTTTGCCTGAATTAGCCAAACATGGCATTACATCCATTAGTGACGCCCGCAGTTTCTGGCAGCGAGATGATCATAAAACCTGGCTGAAAGCGCAAGCACAAGATGCGCTTACCGCCCGAGTATCTGTTGGCTTATGGGCTTATCCACAAGCTGATGATGAACAACAAATTGAAGATTTAAAAGCGTTATATACTAACGACGCCGACAGTTTACTAAAATTTAATCAAATTAAACTCTACTCCGATGGCATTATTATTAATGCCACATCAGCGATGTTGGCTGCCTACGATATCGACTTACTTGGGATACCTGAAAACAAAGGCTTAAATTACTTCTCCCAACAACGTATCGAAAAATACTTAACTGCGTTAGAGCCTGTTGGTTTTGATTTTCATATGCATGCCATTGGTGATCGCGGGATCAGAGAAGCGCTTAATGCCGTAGAAAATGCCGGTTCTTCTCAAGGTCGTCATCGCCTCACTCATGTTGAGATCGTAGATAGTGCTGATATTTCAAGATTTGCCAAATTAAATGTTACTGCCGATGCTCAAGTTGCTGGCAACTTTACCAACCCAGAAAATTGGCATGAAAATGATGAATTAATTGGAGCAATTCGAGCAGATAATGCCGTACCGATTAAATCATTAGATGCTGCTGGTGCTCGTGTAACGTTAAGCAGTGACTGGAATGTCAGCTCTCTTAATCCTTTTATTGGTTTGCAAAACGCGGTTACCCGTGCGCCTCAAGAGTTAACTCTTACTAAAGCAATTCAAGCTTATACCATCAATAGCGCTTATGTGATGCGACAAGAGCAAAAAGTTGGCACTATCGAAGCCGGTAAACTGGCAGATCTCATTGTGTTAGATCGCAACTTATTTGCTATTGACGAGCACACCATAAACCAAACTCAAGTGCTTATGACGGTATTTGATGGCGAGATCATCTATCAGCAATAA
- a CDS encoding peptidylprolyl isomerase produces MIRVLLIVMSVLTSCQLLAADAKGQYIQPDNLSPKVRMETSMGNVIIQLDRFRAKITVDNFLSYVARGQYDNTLIHRVEEGYLIQGGGFMTDYTEIQPDKPIFNESGNGLKNKEGTIAMAKQLSNAHSATSQFFINLNDNSNLDPGNSWGYAVFGEVIEGYDIIEAMSQVEVGYSDKLGYPTVPKKMITIRRVVILEQDN; encoded by the coding sequence GTGATTAGAGTTTTATTAATTGTTATGAGTGTATTAACGTCGTGTCAATTGTTAGCGGCAGATGCTAAAGGGCAATACATTCAACCCGATAATTTATCTCCTAAAGTGCGCATGGAAACTTCGATGGGCAATGTCATTATTCAGCTCGATCGCTTTAGAGCCAAAATAACGGTTGATAACTTTTTAAGCTATGTTGCCCGCGGACAGTACGATAACACCCTGATCCACCGGGTTGAAGAAGGCTACCTTATTCAAGGTGGCGGCTTTATGACCGACTACACTGAAATTCAGCCCGACAAACCCATTTTCAATGAGTCCGGTAATGGCTTAAAAAACAAAGAAGGCACCATTGCCATGGCCAAACAGCTGAGCAATGCTCATTCGGCCACCAGTCAATTTTTTATTAACCTTAATGATAATAGCAACTTAGACCCTGGAAACTCTTGGGGCTATGCGGTATTTGGCGAAGTGATTGAAGGTTACGATATTATTGAAGCGATGTCACAAGTTGAGGTCGGTTACAGCGATAAATTAGGCTACCCAACCGTACCGAAAAAAATGATCACCATCAGAAGAGTAGTGATTCTGGAGCAAGATAATTAG
- a CDS encoding sensor histidine kinase has translation MSISQPTTTLHRYLNQRYFMILFGLVILFVLLVLFSRYQAMDDTTNYYMHYEAEVLSDHYQLSEPIVEYDLGVKEYYWGIENLPQHYRDLLEIDQGKSLALNETYGLQYQGKFVYLLPYYHQAKGKVFFVVHIFDMENDALFYQNWHQLFILSVFILFVGVVCYSVHINKNITKQMQVFHHWITEVATSKLSDIKPQAVPERLTFEELTASAKNLQNSLLAQRQLQFEQQKLIDREKQFLSSLSHELSTPIAIMSAGLTVLTGSKDINAKDSKTLNKLKKAIQQMKQLRQVLLLLWRAEQANKQDEPLQKIEKRLFFLDELIEHLIVRCQSQFQQQELAFIVDKKHQVKLFAPYELLDMMLDNLLRNACQYSSNNRVIITLNTQSLVVENELDVTREYHLSQEPTEAANYGYGVGLVLVEKIAQYLGCQVKLTTSAHLFKAEVFFNSLIDDIMPTEPEEIA, from the coding sequence ATGAGCATTAGTCAACCAACAACAACGCTGCATCGTTATTTAAATCAGCGCTATTTCATGATTCTATTTGGGCTGGTGATCCTATTTGTCTTGCTGGTGTTATTTAGTCGTTATCAAGCTATGGATGATACCACAAACTATTATATGCACTATGAAGCTGAGGTGTTAAGTGATCATTATCAATTGTCTGAACCAATAGTAGAATATGATTTAGGGGTGAAAGAGTACTACTGGGGCATTGAAAATTTGCCGCAGCACTATCGAGATTTGCTTGAAATTGACCAAGGCAAAAGCCTTGCATTAAACGAAACCTATGGTCTTCAATATCAAGGTAAGTTTGTTTATCTCTTACCTTATTACCATCAAGCCAAGGGGAAAGTGTTTTTTGTCGTTCATATCTTTGATATGGAAAACGATGCCTTGTTTTATCAGAACTGGCATCAGCTCTTTATACTCTCTGTCTTTATTTTGTTCGTGGGAGTTGTCTGCTATAGCGTGCATATTAATAAAAACATAACTAAGCAAATGCAAGTGTTTCACCATTGGATCACCGAGGTTGCGACAAGCAAACTGAGCGATATTAAGCCGCAGGCTGTGCCCGAACGTTTAACATTTGAAGAGTTAACGGCGAGCGCAAAAAATTTGCAAAATAGTTTACTGGCGCAACGTCAGTTACAGTTTGAGCAGCAAAAATTGATTGATAGAGAAAAGCAATTTCTCAGTAGTTTAAGTCACGAACTTAGCACGCCGATAGCGATTATGTCTGCCGGGCTAACGGTACTAACTGGCAGTAAAGATATTAATGCCAAGGATAGCAAGACACTTAATAAATTGAAAAAAGCTATTCAACAAATGAAACAATTGCGTCAGGTATTGCTATTGTTGTGGCGGGCGGAGCAGGCCAACAAACAAGACGAACCTTTGCAAAAGATAGAAAAGCGACTGTTTTTTTTAGATGAGCTAATCGAACATTTGATCGTACGCTGTCAATCACAGTTTCAACAACAGGAGTTGGCGTTTATCGTGGATAAAAAGCATCAGGTAAAATTGTTTGCTCCTTATGAGTTGCTCGATATGATGCTGGACAATTTATTGCGTAATGCCTGCCAGTATAGTTCTAATAACCGGGTAATCATTACTTTAAATACACAGTCGTTAGTTGTTGAAAATGAATTGGACGTAACGCGAGAATATCATTTGTCTCAAGAGCCAACTGAGGCAGCAAATTATGGCTATGGTGTTGGGCTAGTGTTAGTTGAAAAAATAGCGCAGTATTTAGGTTGTCAGGTCAAGCTAACAACAAGTGCGCATCTATTTAAAGCCGAAGTGTTCTTTAATAGCTTAATTGACGACATTATGCCGACTGAGCCCGAAGAGATCGCTTAA
- a CDS encoding class GN sortase, translating into MTGKFRAWLSVILLLLGTCFCLHASWLPTKAWLAEKLIQRSWHHFEQTGEKLKPWPWADTHAIALLNFTRLQQQIVVLNGGDASTLAFSAGAIAPFNQTRSHLPFVVAGHRDSHFSLLSEVQMKDIISLSDDTGHSQLYQVESLEIIDSEHQQLNLEQADNGLVLITCYPFNAVAAGGALRYVIKARRLTE; encoded by the coding sequence ATGACGGGTAAATTTCGCGCTTGGCTCAGCGTTATTTTACTGCTACTTGGCACCTGCTTTTGCCTGCACGCCAGTTGGTTGCCAACAAAAGCCTGGTTAGCTGAAAAACTGATACAACGCAGCTGGCATCATTTTGAGCAAACCGGAGAAAAATTGAAGCCTTGGCCATGGGCTGATACCCATGCTATCGCCCTGCTTAACTTTACCCGCCTGCAACAACAGATTGTTGTACTCAATGGTGGCGACGCCAGCACTTTAGCGTTTTCAGCAGGGGCAATAGCACCGTTTAATCAAACCCGCAGTCACCTGCCCTTTGTGGTTGCAGGCCACAGAGACAGCCATTTTTCACTTTTATCTGAGGTACAAATGAAAGACATAATTTCACTGAGCGATGACACCGGACACAGCCAGCTATATCAAGTCGAGTCATTAGAGATCATTGACTCTGAACACCAGCAACTGAATCTTGAACAGGCTGACAACGGTTTAGTACTGATCACCTGCTACCCATTTAATGCCGTCGCAGCTGGCGGCGCTCTGCGTTATGTTATTAAAGCTAGGCGCTTAACAGAATAA
- a CDS encoding slipin family protein has protein sequence MLLPMAITLFVLGVAISMFKVLREYERGVIFFLGRFQKVKGPGLIIVIPVIQQMVRVDLRTVVMDVPSQDVISRDNVSVRVNAVIYFRVIDAQKAIINVENFLQATSQLAQTTLRSVLGQHELDEMLANREMLNNDIQAILDARTDGWGIKVSNVEIKHIDLNETMIRAIARQAEAERTRRAKVIHASGEMEASQKLVEAANKLTTEPNAIMLRYLQTLTEIAGEKNSTILFPMPMALMDSLFKEVKQQSKDKN, from the coding sequence ATGCTATTACCTATGGCCATCACCCTATTCGTTTTAGGTGTTGCTATTAGCATGTTCAAAGTACTAAGAGAATACGAGCGAGGTGTTATCTTCTTCCTCGGCCGCTTTCAAAAAGTAAAGGGGCCCGGCTTGATTATTGTCATCCCGGTAATTCAGCAAATGGTGCGAGTAGATTTGCGTACTGTGGTCATGGATGTACCCAGCCAAGATGTTATTAGTCGAGATAATGTCTCTGTGCGAGTCAATGCAGTGATTTATTTTCGGGTGATAGACGCACAAAAAGCGATAATTAATGTCGAAAATTTTCTACAAGCCACCTCACAACTAGCTCAAACCACCTTAAGATCAGTACTAGGTCAGCATGAACTGGATGAAATGCTGGCTAATCGTGAAATGCTTAATAATGACATTCAAGCAATACTGGATGCCCGAACCGATGGCTGGGGTATTAAGGTATCGAATGTTGAAATTAAACACATTGATTTAAATGAAACCATGATCCGCGCCATCGCCAGACAAGCTGAAGCTGAGCGAACCAGACGAGCAAAAGTCATACATGCCTCAGGCGAAATGGAAGCATCACAAAAACTGGTGGAAGCTGCGAATAAACTAACCACAGAACCCAATGCCATCATGCTCAGGTACTTACAAACCCTGACCGAAATTGCCGGAGAAAAAAACTCGACCATTTTATTTCCGATGCCGATGGCGCTGATGGACTCGCTATTTAAAGAAGTGAAACAACAATCAAAAGATAAAAATTAG
- a CDS encoding marine proteobacterial sortase target protein: protein MIKAKNKQLVIDYQSSYFYRQRRKQQRKRWLKGSLLLLTLAILILAASLVQAATGESASHVHENPLISGPQLLFDHPDASLRSALPLDLQADIEINGLMVYTEIKQVFINPHQVTLEGKYQFPLPENAAVNYLKVKIGKRVIEGKIMEKQQAKRAYIKAKQSGQKASLVEQQRPNLFTNKIANIPPQTKVEVTLKLISTVSYQDGKFNLALPLAMTSRYQAKDAALSPAETASEFFNITDSSLTTSQASIQVELNAGVAITHIVSNSHRINSQALNNHFSHYQISLDKPQVKADRQFQLQWQLNADEQPQVTSFSEQIAGDYYTLLTFLPPTHQSAQPLPRDLIFIIDTSGSMQGGSINQAKASLQQALSLLTPQDSFNIIAFNSETEQLFHHSEMVSERTMARAQHFIDQLRAEGGTEMYRPLNNALMMGKTSDQHASAIRQLIFITDGAVSNEFELMQLLQTAIGNARLFTVGIGRAPNGYFMKKAAQFGRGSYVFIQQLNQVQNNVSALMNKISEPVLSNIELILNKQIHQGVEIYPKQLPDLYNGQALQVAIKSSLPINHLQVQGDTTTALWHKQLIINDNQNAVAISTLWARRKIEELLDSLVTASDPETIKTQVIATSIAHQIISPYTSFIALENQPFSPPLLAKNNTTPALKLNMPQTALGWQPQLLFGLILLIIAALIFRARASDNDG, encoded by the coding sequence ATGATTAAGGCAAAAAATAAACAACTGGTTATCGACTATCAAAGCAGCTACTTCTATCGCCAGCGCCGCAAACAACAACGTAAGCGCTGGCTCAAAGGGTCATTGTTACTATTAACTCTTGCTATATTAATACTGGCGGCATCACTCGTTCAGGCTGCAACTGGCGAGTCAGCTTCCCATGTTCACGAAAATCCACTTATCAGTGGCCCTCAGCTGTTATTTGACCATCCAGACGCTAGTTTGAGATCGGCACTACCGCTAGATCTACAAGCTGATATCGAGATCAATGGTCTGATGGTTTATACCGAGATCAAACAGGTATTTATTAATCCGCATCAAGTAACGCTTGAAGGCAAATATCAGTTTCCTTTACCGGAAAATGCCGCAGTCAATTACCTTAAGGTAAAAATTGGTAAGCGAGTGATTGAAGGAAAAATCATGGAAAAGCAACAGGCAAAACGTGCCTACATCAAGGCAAAACAAAGTGGTCAAAAAGCAAGTTTGGTTGAGCAGCAAAGACCAAATCTATTTACCAACAAAATTGCCAATATTCCACCACAAACCAAAGTAGAAGTAACGTTAAAACTAATCAGTACGGTGTCATATCAGGACGGAAAATTTAACCTTGCTTTACCATTGGCGATGACCAGTCGCTATCAAGCTAAAGACGCTGCGCTGTCTCCTGCAGAAACAGCGAGTGAATTTTTCAATATCACTGACAGTTCACTCACCACCAGTCAGGCCAGTATCCAGGTCGAGCTAAATGCAGGTGTTGCCATTACTCATATTGTCAGTAACAGTCATAGAATTAACAGCCAAGCATTAAATAACCACTTCTCTCATTATCAAATTAGCTTAGACAAACCACAAGTGAAGGCCGATCGACAGTTTCAATTACAATGGCAGCTCAATGCGGATGAACAGCCGCAAGTCACCAGCTTTAGCGAGCAAATTGCGGGTGACTACTATACCCTGCTAACTTTTTTACCACCTACGCATCAAAGCGCTCAACCTTTGCCACGAGATTTGATCTTTATTATCGACACTTCAGGCTCTATGCAGGGTGGCTCGATTAATCAGGCTAAAGCGAGCTTACAACAGGCGTTATCACTACTTACCCCACAAGACAGCTTTAATATTATTGCCTTTAACAGTGAAACAGAACAACTGTTTCATCACAGTGAAATGGTCTCTGAGCGCACCATGGCCCGTGCACAACATTTTATTGACCAGCTTCGCGCCGAAGGTGGCACCGAAATGTATCGACCATTAAATAACGCGTTAATGATGGGCAAAACATCGGATCAGCACGCATCAGCAATTCGTCAGTTGATATTTATCACCGACGGCGCAGTATCGAATGAATTTGAATTGATGCAGCTATTACAAACGGCAATTGGCAATGCGAGGTTATTTACCGTTGGCATCGGTCGCGCCCCCAATGGTTACTTTATGAAAAAAGCTGCCCAGTTTGGTCGCGGTAGCTATGTCTTTATTCAGCAATTAAATCAGGTACAAAACAACGTATCGGCATTAATGAATAAAATCAGTGAGCCAGTACTCAGCAACATCGAACTGATATTAAATAAGCAAATACATCAGGGAGTAGAAATATACCCAAAACAGCTGCCGGATCTATATAACGGACAAGCGTTGCAGGTCGCGATAAAGTCATCACTGCCAATTAATCACCTTCAAGTGCAGGGAGATACCACAACGGCTCTCTGGCATAAGCAATTAATAATCAACGATAACCAAAATGCTGTCGCCATTTCCACACTATGGGCACGGAGGAAAATTGAAGAATTACTCGACAGCTTAGTGACAGCCTCAGATCCCGAAACAATAAAAACACAAGTCATTGCGACGTCAATTGCCCATCAAATCATCTCGCCCTACACTAGCTTTATCGCATTGGAAAATCAGCCATTCAGTCCGCCACTGCTGGCGAAAAACAACACAACTCCCGCACTCAAGCTCAATATGCCGCAAACAGCACTTGGCTGGCAGCCACAATTATTATTCGGCCTGATATTACTGATAATCGCAGCCTTAATATTTCGTGCTAGAGCAAGTGACAATGACGGGTAA
- a CDS encoding substrate-binding periplasmic protein, which produces MRLYALLVICCFSTGALAKEIVKVGIYDFPPYAFVANKITGISVQMLAEMNKFQDKYQFVAVPTTARRRYRDFDNHKYDMLIFESKNWGWQQYPVNVSKPFVTGFEVYVTQNQPGRGQEYFSDLTSKAIIGVLGYHYQFANFSTDQQHLASHFNLIQTSSQEKSLKLLLKGRGDIAVLTKEYLNYHFLISPEDRAKLLISDKFDQIYQHTILVRQHHKLSVKYINELLEQMNQQGVLMPLWQQYGLELK; this is translated from the coding sequence ATGAGACTTTACGCCTTATTAGTTATTTGTTGCTTTTCAACAGGCGCTTTGGCAAAGGAAATTGTCAAGGTGGGGATCTATGACTTTCCACCTTATGCATTTGTTGCTAATAAAATTACTGGCATTAGTGTGCAAATGCTGGCTGAAATGAATAAGTTTCAGGATAAGTACCAATTTGTTGCCGTACCTACCACTGCCAGACGTCGTTATCGTGATTTTGATAATCACAAATACGATATGTTAATTTTTGAGAGCAAAAACTGGGGGTGGCAACAATATCCTGTCAATGTTTCTAAACCGTTTGTCACTGGTTTTGAAGTTTATGTCACGCAAAATCAACCAGGCAGAGGGCAAGAATATTTTTCAGATTTAACGAGCAAGGCGATCATTGGTGTCTTAGGTTATCACTATCAATTTGCTAACTTCAGTACCGATCAGCAACATTTGGCAAGTCACTTTAATCTCATCCAGACTAGCAGTCAGGAAAAAAGTTTAAAACTCTTACTAAAAGGTCGCGGCGATATTGCGGTATTGACTAAGGAATACTTAAATTACCACTTTTTAATCTCACCAGAAGATAGAGCAAAACTGCTGATATCGGATAAATTTGACCAAATCTACCAGCACACCATTTTAGTGCGTCAACACCATAAACTCTCGGTGAAGTATATCAATGAGTTGCTCGAACAAATGAATCAACAAGGGGTGTTAATGCCGCTGTGGCAGCAATATGGCCTCGAACTTAAGTAA
- a CDS encoding response regulator transcription factor: MLALLVEDQADLAELIIDYLESLAIACDYAFDGVNALSLIENNRYDVIILDVSMPRLNGFSVCQKLRASGNNTPVIFLTARDQLVDKLSGFSSGADDYLTKPFELEELVVRIQVLAKRIVPQRPVQLFELNNLVINYTEHSVRRAGRLIELSPTQWQLLILLAEHSPNIVTRSTIEKTIWPEQEPSKDMVKMLVFRLRSLIDSQDESTLVHTVRGAGIALREAI; this comes from the coding sequence GTGCTGGCGTTACTGGTGGAAGATCAGGCCGATCTTGCGGAGCTGATTATCGATTACTTAGAATCACTCGCGATAGCATGTGATTACGCCTTTGATGGCGTTAATGCACTATCACTTATTGAAAATAACCGCTACGACGTCATCATTCTCGATGTCAGTATGCCACGACTCAATGGTTTTAGCGTTTGCCAAAAACTAAGGGCTTCTGGCAATAATACTCCGGTTATTTTTCTCACCGCGCGTGATCAACTGGTCGATAAATTAAGTGGTTTTTCTTCAGGTGCAGATGATTACTTAACTAAACCTTTTGAGTTAGAAGAACTGGTTGTTCGAATTCAGGTATTGGCAAAACGCATTGTGCCGCAAAGACCTGTGCAATTATTTGAATTGAACAATTTGGTGATAAATTATACAGAACATAGCGTGCGTCGAGCCGGACGATTAATTGAACTCTCCCCAACGCAATGGCAGTTATTAATTTTACTGGCTGAGCATAGCCCTAATATTGTGACTCGCTCGACTATCGAAAAGACTATTTGGCCGGAGCAAGAGCCCAGTAAAGATATGGTAAAAATGCTGGTGTTTCGGTTACGAAGTTTAATTGATAGCCAGGACGAAAGTACCTTGGTACATACCGTACGTGGAGCAGGTATCGCACTGCGTGAAGCCATTTAG
- a CDS encoding DUF3307 domain-containing protein: MELLLLLLTAHFIGDFYLQPLPWIQCRSKHHIKSIGLWKHVLVHTVLNSIVFILVDSTIYQATLALGVIAISHLLTDCWKSYQKANLAYFLVDQIIHLLIIVGVWTLLSGFTLNEITLFLTNIATVKNIIIAMAYLLVCRPASIIISIALKKHTDSLAKHSNDIGQNSTVEITETSKDKITVTINASNPLQTTNTTNNFGLNSAGAWIGYIERCLAISFVFIGQFSAIGFLVATKTIFRFGDLTKNKDMILTEYMMLGTLLSYAFALLIGWSAMQIYQAL, encoded by the coding sequence ATGGAATTACTTTTACTGCTACTCACGGCCCACTTCATCGGAGATTTTTACCTGCAGCCGCTACCATGGATCCAATGTCGCAGTAAGCATCACATTAAATCCATCGGCTTGTGGAAACACGTATTAGTACATACCGTACTCAATAGCATAGTTTTTATCCTTGTGGACTCTACGATTTATCAAGCAACCTTAGCCCTTGGGGTAATAGCCATCAGCCACTTACTAACAGATTGTTGGAAGTCGTATCAAAAGGCTAACCTCGCATACTTCTTAGTCGATCAAATAATCCACTTGCTGATCATTGTCGGTGTCTGGACGCTTTTATCAGGTTTTACCCTAAATGAAATCACGCTATTTTTAACCAATATCGCAACAGTGAAAAACATCATCATTGCCATGGCTTACCTATTAGTATGCCGACCAGCATCGATTATCATTAGCATAGCACTGAAAAAACATACCGACAGCTTAGCCAAACACAGCAATGACATTGGGCAAAACTCGACGGTAGAAATAACAGAAACGTCAAAAGACAAAATTACCGTCACTATCAATGCCAGCAATCCTCTGCAAACTACAAATACCACCAATAATTTTGGCTTAAACTCGGCTGGCGCCTGGATAGGTTATATTGAACGTTGTCTGGCAATCTCTTTTGTCTTTATCGGGCAATTTAGCGCTATCGGGTTTTTAGTGGCGACTAAAACCATCTTTAGATTCGGCGATCTGACCAAAAACAAAGACATGATATTAACCGAATATATGATGCTCGGCACCTTATTAAGCTACGCCTTTGCACTACTGATTGGTTGGAGCGCAATGCAGATATATCAAGCACTATAA